A region from the Rosa rugosa chromosome 6, drRosRugo1.1, whole genome shotgun sequence genome encodes:
- the LOC133718357 gene encoding cytochrome b5-like, with amino-acid sequence MASDSKVYHFDEVAQHKYKKDCWIIVSGKVYDVTPFLEEHPGGDEVLLLAADRDATDDFNDVGHSDSAKEMMEKYYVGEVDTSTIPDQPNYKLPAQATAPQADQSSGFVVKLIQFLLPLLILGAAFALQYYSKKK; translated from the exons ATGGCTTCAGATTCTAAAGTCTATCACTTTGATGAGGTGGCACAGCACAAGTACAAGAAAGATTGCTGGATTATAGTCTCTGGAAAG GTTTATGATGTCACTCCTTTTCTGGAGGAACACCCTGGAGGTGATGAAGTCTTGCTATTAGCAGCTG ATAGGGATGCAACTGATGATTTCAATGATGTTGGCCACAGCGATTCTGCAAAGGAGATGATGGAAAAGTACTACGTTGGCGAGGTTGACACATCCACAATACCAGACCAGCCAAATTACAAGCTGCCTGCACAAGCAACAGCTCCTCAAGCTGACCAATCTTCCGGATTTGTGGTAAAACTTATACAGTTTCTGCTGCCCTTGTTGATCTTGGGGGCTGCATTTGCTCTGCAATACTACAGTAAAAAGAAGTAG
- the LOC133715503 gene encoding cytochrome P450 78A9-like, producing the protein MKTDIESLWVFALASKCRALSQESIACSLLVIALSWLAMTLFYWAHPGGPAWGRTIKNIITRPTAMIPGPRGLPLTGSMSLMTGLAHRKTAAMAEACNAKRLMAFSLGQTRVIVTCNPDVAREILNSSVFADRPVKESAYSLMFNRAIGFAPYGVYWRTLRRISAAHLFCPKQIKASESQRSEIASQMVAMFGAHEHVLCVREALKRASLNNMMCSVFGRKYELDSVSDEVEELKSLVDEGYDLLGKLNWSDHLPWLADFDTQKIRFRCSELVPKVNRFVTRIISEHRARTGDKSAPDFVDVLLSLQGPDKLSDFDMIAVLWEMIFRGTDTVAVLIEWILARLVLHPEVQSAVHAELDKVVGRSRPVDESDVNQMVYLTAVVKEVLRLHPPGPLLSWARLAITDTTIDGRHVPRGTTAMVNMWSISRDPDVWADPLEFKPERFVAQKGEMEFSVFGSDLRLAPFGSGRRTCPGKALGLTTVMYWVASLLHEYEWMPSDQKTVDLSEVLKLSCEMAKPLTVNVCPRRRMSTSQ; encoded by the exons ATGAAAACAGACATTGAAAGCCTCTGGGTTTTCGCCCTCGCTTCGAAATGCAGAGCTCTCTCCCAAGAAAGCATTGCATGTTCTCTTCTTGTCATCGCTCTCTCATGGCTCGCCATGACTCTCTTTTACTGGGCTCATCCCGGCGGTCCGGCCTGGGGAAGAACCATCAAAAATATTATTACTAGACCAACTGCTATGATTCCCGGTCCGAGAGGTCTGCCGTTGACAGGCAGCATGAGCCTGATGACGGGTTTGGCCCACCGGAAAACCGCCGCCATGGCCGAGGCTTGCAACGCCAAGCGCCTCATGGCGTTCAGCCTGGGCCAGACTCGCGTCATCGTGACGTGTAACCCTGACGTGGCGAGAGAGATTCTCAACAGCTCCGTCTTCGCCGACCGGCCGGTGAAGGAGTCGGCCTACAGTCTGATGTTCAACCGGGCCATTGGGTTCGCCCCGTACGGAGTGTACTGGCGAACCCTGAGAAGAATCTCGGCCGCGCATCTCTTCTGTCCGAAACAAATCAAGGCCTCTGAGTCGCAACGGTCCGAGATTGCCTCCCAAATGGTGGCAATGTTCGGCGCGCACGAGCACGTTCTGTGCGTGCGCGAGGCCCTCAAGAGAGCCTCCCTCAACAACATGATGTGCTCTGTTTTTGGACGCAAATATGAGCTTGATTCGGTCAGTGACGAAGTCGAAGAGCTCAAGTCGCTAGTGGACGAAGGCTACGACTTATTGGGTAAGTTGAACTGGTCTGACCATCTTCCTTGGCTCGCGGACTTTGACACCCAAAAAATCCGGTTCAGATGCTCCGAACTTGTCCCCAAAGTAAACCGGTTCGTTACCCGGATCATTTCCGAGCACCGGGCCCGAACCGGTGACAAATCTGCCCCGGACTTCGTTGACGTCTTGCTCTCGCTCCAAGGACCCGATAAATTATCCGACTTTGATATGATTGCCGTGCTTTGG gaaATGATATTTAGAGGGACGGACACAGTGGCGGTTCTGATCGAGTGGATtctggcgaggttggtgcttcATCCAGAAGTTCAATCAGCGGTGCATGCTGAACTGGACAAAGTAGTTGGGCGGTCCCGACCCGTTGATGAGTCTGACGTCAATCAGATGGTGTATCTGACGGCTGTGGTGAAAGAGGTGTTGAGGTTGCACCCTCCGGGCCCACTCTTATCATGGGCTCGCTTGGCCATCACCGATACAACAATCGACGGGCGCCACGTGCCCCGGGGGACCACTGCGATGGTGAACATGTGGTCCATTTCGAGGGACCCAGATGTTTGGGCGGACCCGCTGGAATTTAAGCCGGAGAGATTTGTGGCGCAAAAGGGTGAGATGGAGTTTTCGGTTTTCGGGTCGGATCTGAGGCTCGCGCCCTTCGGGTCGGGCAGGCGGACTTGCCCAGGAAAGGCACTGGGGTTGACAACTGTCATGTACTGGGTGGCTTCACTTTTGCACGAGTACGAATGGATGCCGTCCGATCAGAAGACCGTGGACTTGTCTGAAGTGCTAAAGCTGTCTTGCGAGATGGCCAAGCCTCTGACTGTAAACGTGTGCCCAAGGCGTAGGATGAGCACAAGTCAGTGA